From a single Bryobacter aggregatus MPL3 genomic region:
- a CDS encoding aldo/keto reductase, translated as MEVSEIGYGAWGIGGKQWLGGDDDTSLGALRRAIDSGVNFIDTALAYNEGHSETLIGKVIRETKSKVYVATKIPPKNRIWPAKPGVPVVDVFPYEYVIESTETSLKNLGVEQLDLQQLHVWNPIWFLQDEWRRAVEKLKSSGKIRAFGVSINDHQPESALDLVASKMVDTVQVIYNIFEQSPERWLFPACIEHGVGVLARVPLDEGALTGTLRTDTKFEAEDFRAWYFRDGRLDEVVPRVAELEAATQAMAGTLAQRALRFCLTHPAVSTVIPGMRKNSSVDLNCAVSDLGPLNPSELAVMRRHVWLKNYYA; from the coding sequence ATGGAAGTCAGTGAAATCGGTTATGGTGCCTGGGGCATTGGCGGAAAGCAGTGGTTGGGAGGCGATGACGACACCAGTCTGGGGGCCTTGCGCCGCGCCATCGACTCCGGTGTCAACTTCATCGATACTGCCCTTGCCTACAACGAAGGGCACAGCGAAACGCTGATTGGGAAGGTGATCCGGGAGACGAAATCGAAGGTCTATGTCGCGACGAAGATTCCGCCGAAGAACCGCATCTGGCCTGCCAAGCCCGGCGTGCCGGTGGTCGATGTGTTTCCTTACGAGTATGTGATCGAGTCGACGGAAACCAGTCTGAAAAATCTCGGAGTCGAGCAGCTCGATCTCCAGCAGCTTCATGTCTGGAACCCGATCTGGTTCCTGCAGGACGAGTGGCGTAGGGCGGTCGAGAAGTTGAAGTCCTCGGGTAAGATCCGCGCTTTCGGGGTTTCGATCAATGACCACCAGCCGGAGTCGGCACTTGATCTCGTAGCGAGCAAGATGGTCGACACCGTGCAGGTGATCTACAACATCTTTGAGCAGTCGCCGGAGCGTTGGTTGTTCCCGGCTTGCATCGAGCATGGGGTAGGAGTTCTTGCCCGTGTGCCGCTCGACGAGGGGGCGTTGACGGGAACGCTTCGCACCGATACGAAGTTTGAAGCGGAAGACTTCCGCGCCTGGTACTTCCGCGATGGCCGCCTGGATGAAGTGGTGCCGCGTGTGGCCGAGTTGGAAGCAGCGACCCAGGCGATGGCCGGAACCCTTGCGCAACGTGCGCTACGATTCTGCCTGACGCACCCTGCCGTCTCGACGGTGATTCCCGGAATGCGGAAGAACTCGTCTGTTGATTTGAATTGCGCGGTGAGCGATCTCGGTCCGTTGAACCCGAGCGAACTCGCCGTGATGCGCCGTCATGTCTGGTTGAAGAACTACTATGCCTGA
- the speA gene encoding biosynthetic arginine decarboxylase — protein MADPAAGREPTERWNTTDAAELYDVASWGKGYFTVGENGNLMVHPYKVLDRKMDLKKLVDELVMRGIHPPILIRFGQILKHRLEEIHQAFLNAIAEHNYKNKYVCVFPIKVNQQRQVVEEVYTYGRPFGFGLEAGSKPELLAVLGVAENDTPIVCNGFKDDEYIEMVMLARKIGRNITPIVEKYTELELIIKYAQRIGVVPTIGIRIKLASRGSGRWKSSGGYRSKFGLTVSEALRAVEHLKSLGMGDCLKLLHFHLGSQITNIRQIKAAVTEAARCYTGMKKAGAGLEILDVGGGLGVDYDGSQTDFESSVNYTLQEYAADVVYHIQNVCDEAEVEHPVIMTESGRAIAAYHSLLVFNVLGVSGFGTEEVPATLPEDAEQPLVDLHETLKSLTQKNVLESFHDAQQALDSALNLFSLGYMSLEQRALCESIYWATGRKIQRLISNMDEIPEELENLDALLSDTYFCNFSLFQSMPDSWAVKQLFPVMPIHRLDERPTSNAVLGDISCDSDGKVDMFIDRRDVKKFLPLHAFDGAPYYLGTFLVGAYQEILGDLHNLLGDTHAVHVSLGEHNENVLEAVIRGDTVREVLDYVQFSSKELQEKFRRDVEMAVRQGKIGYEESGRLLRFYEEGMHGYTYLEDVHES, from the coding sequence ATGGCTGACCCTGCCGCCGGCCGGGAACCGACCGAGCGTTGGAACACAACTGACGCCGCAGAACTCTACGACGTCGCCAGTTGGGGTAAAGGCTACTTTACCGTCGGTGAGAATGGAAACTTGATGGTCCACCCCTACAAGGTGCTGGACCGCAAGATGGACTTGAAAAAGCTCGTCGACGAGTTGGTCATGCGCGGCATCCACCCGCCCATCCTCATTCGCTTCGGCCAGATTCTCAAGCACCGTCTCGAAGAGATCCACCAGGCCTTCCTCAACGCCATCGCTGAACACAACTACAAGAACAAGTATGTTTGCGTGTTCCCGATCAAGGTCAACCAGCAGCGCCAGGTGGTCGAAGAGGTGTACACCTACGGCCGTCCCTTCGGCTTTGGTCTCGAAGCCGGTTCAAAACCCGAACTCCTGGCAGTTCTCGGCGTCGCCGAGAACGACACGCCGATCGTCTGTAACGGCTTCAAGGATGACGAATACATCGAGATGGTGATGCTGGCCCGCAAGATTGGCCGAAACATCACGCCGATTGTCGAGAAGTACACCGAACTCGAACTCATCATCAAGTACGCCCAGCGCATCGGTGTGGTGCCCACCATCGGCATCCGCATCAAGCTGGCCAGCCGTGGCAGTGGCCGCTGGAAGAGTTCCGGAGGCTATCGCTCGAAGTTCGGCCTCACCGTCAGCGAGGCCCTGCGTGCGGTCGAACACCTGAAGAGCCTTGGCATGGGCGATTGCCTGAAGCTGCTCCACTTCCACCTCGGAAGCCAGATCACGAATATCCGCCAGATCAAGGCGGCGGTCACAGAAGCCGCTCGTTGCTACACCGGCATGAAGAAGGCCGGCGCCGGTCTTGAGATCCTGGACGTCGGTGGTGGTCTCGGTGTCGATTACGATGGCTCCCAGACCGACTTTGAGTCGAGCGTCAACTACACGCTGCAGGAGTACGCAGCGGACGTCGTCTATCACATCCAGAATGTCTGCGACGAGGCGGAGGTCGAGCATCCGGTCATCATGACCGAGAGCGGCCGCGCCATCGCCGCTTATCACAGCCTGCTTGTCTTCAATGTTCTCGGGGTCAGCGGCTTCGGCACCGAAGAGGTGCCCGCCACGCTTCCGGAGGACGCCGAGCAGCCGCTCGTCGACCTGCACGAGACACTGAAGAGCCTCACCCAGAAGAATGTGCTCGAGTCCTTCCACGATGCGCAGCAGGCGCTCGACAGCGCGCTGAATCTGTTCAGCCTCGGCTACATGTCGCTTGAGCAACGCGCGCTGTGCGAGAGCATCTACTGGGCCACGGGCCGCAAGATCCAGCGCCTGATCAGTAACATGGACGAGATTCCGGAAGAACTGGAGAATCTCGATGCGCTGCTTTCTGATACTTACTTCTGCAACTTCTCGCTGTTCCAATCGATGCCCGACAGTTGGGCGGTGAAGCAGCTCTTCCCGGTGATGCCGATCCATCGCCTGGATGAGCGGCCCACCTCAAACGCCGTGCTCGGCGATATTTCCTGCGACTCCGACGGCAAGGTGGACATGTTCATTGACCGCCGCGATGTGAAGAAATTCCTGCCGCTGCATGCCTTTGACGGAGCGCCGTACTATCTCGGCACTTTCCTTGTCGGCGCCTACCAGGAGATCTTGGGCGACCTCCACAACTTACTCGGCGACACCCATGCTGTACACGTCAGTCTGGGCGAGCACAACGAGAATGTCTTAGAGGCGGTCATCCGCGGCGATACCGTCCGTGAGGTGCTCGACTACGTGCAGTTCTCAAGCAAAGAGCTGCAGGAGAAGTTCCGCCGCGACGTTGAGATGGCCGTTCGCCAAGGCAAGATCGGCTATGAGGAATCCGGCCGCCTGCTCCGCTTCTACGAAGAAGGCATGCACGGCTACACCTACCTCGAAGACGTCCACGAGAGCTAA
- a CDS encoding TolB family protein — protein sequence MSAVVTQITDGSAISHPSYFLQSSFFPGDNELFFTSYRDGSAQLYASGPPVRQLSFGPVGIHPFSPALHPNGGELCFVRAGGIYSLNYTTLALREITRRDGASIGECSISADGNWLVAAAKIDGQNGILCGRWDGTGWNFFPYPRTLIHPQFHPLEPEWIEFSGDPAPRMHRIRRDGTGLECLYEHGNDEFVVHETFLGQTGDIVFTVWPYSLRRLNWQTREITTICDYNCWHIAPNRAGTKVLFDTNHPDTGIQIVDVSTGLRTPVCESGASNGGSQWKSSRYALTEDFAAARSAAKSGGALSWMESGTDTVYGPQWTHPHPSWSHGETKIAFASDRTGLTQVYTAEIRH from the coding sequence ATGAGCGCGGTTGTCACGCAAATCACGGACGGGTCGGCGATCAGCCACCCGTCCTATTTTTTGCAATCCAGCTTTTTCCCAGGAGACAACGAGCTCTTTTTCACCAGCTACCGCGACGGCTCGGCGCAGCTCTACGCCTCCGGTCCCCCGGTCCGCCAACTCAGCTTCGGCCCTGTCGGCATCCACCCCTTCTCTCCCGCACTCCACCCAAACGGCGGCGAGCTTTGCTTCGTCCGCGCGGGTGGCATCTACAGTCTGAACTACACCACGCTCGCGCTGCGCGAGATCACCCGCCGCGACGGAGCCTCCATCGGCGAATGCTCCATCAGCGCGGACGGCAACTGGCTGGTCGCCGCGGCAAAGATTGATGGCCAAAACGGCATCCTCTGTGGTCGCTGGGATGGCACCGGCTGGAACTTCTTCCCCTATCCACGCACCCTCATTCACCCTCAGTTCCACCCGCTCGAACCGGAATGGATCGAGTTCTCCGGCGACCCCGCCCCGCGCATGCACCGTATCCGCCGTGACGGTACGGGCCTCGAATGCCTCTACGAACACGGCAACGACGAGTTCGTCGTCCACGAAACCTTCCTGGGACAAACCGGCGACATCGTCTTCACCGTCTGGCCCTATTCCCTGCGCCGCCTGAACTGGCAAACTCGCGAGATTACGACCATCTGCGACTACAACTGCTGGCATATTGCGCCGAATCGAGCCGGCACAAAGGTACTTTTTGATACGAATCACCCCGATACGGGCATCCAGATTGTCGACGTCTCGACTGGCCTCCGCACCCCCGTCTGCGAGTCTGGCGCCTCCAATGGCGGTTCCCAATGGAAAAGCAGCCGCTATGCGCTCACGGAAGACTTCGCCGCGGCCAGAAGTGCGGCCAAATCCGGTGGCGCTCTCAGTTGGATGGAATCCGGCACCGACACTGTCTACGGGCCCCAATGGACCCACCCCCACCCGAGCTGGAGCCACGGCGAAACGAAGATCGCTTTTGCCAGTGATCGCACGGGACTGACGCAGGTCTACACGGCCGAGATCCGTCACTGA
- a CDS encoding cobalamin-independent methionine synthase II family protein produces the protein MSHSPEILTTTVGSYPVPDWLAALPSEQARLDATRVVFDIQKQAGIDLPTDGELYRFDVNHPDTNGMIEYFIRPMGGIRANVGRSDHEAFAAKQTMGFRRKAAGVVESALSEGSLNLLGDCELAASVAGGPFKFTVTSPYMLARTLLDNHYGSFDELTMALGHVLAGQVKNLPCACVQVDEANIPGNPEDWPLAARAINVVLDAVTSTRAVHLCFGNYGGQTIQKGHWQQLVEFLNSLHVDHLVLELAHRPVDDLNSLKDLASHIRIGIGVVDIKVNHVETPEEIAQSIDRAEKILGPGRVGWIHPDCGFWMLKRSVSDRKIEALVKGRDLFLGRK, from the coding sequence ATGTCGCATAGTCCTGAAATCCTCACCACCACCGTCGGTTCCTATCCGGTTCCCGACTGGCTGGCCGCGCTCCCCAGCGAGCAGGCCCGCCTTGACGCCACCCGTGTCGTCTTCGACATCCAGAAGCAAGCAGGCATTGACCTGCCGACTGATGGCGAACTCTATCGCTTTGACGTCAATCATCCCGACACCAACGGGATGATCGAATACTTCATCCGCCCCATGGGCGGCATCCGGGCCAATGTCGGGCGCTCCGATCACGAAGCTTTTGCCGCTAAGCAAACGATGGGCTTCCGCCGCAAAGCAGCTGGAGTGGTTGAGTCCGCGCTCAGCGAAGGCTCGCTGAACTTGCTCGGCGATTGCGAACTGGCCGCGAGCGTCGCGGGTGGACCCTTCAAGTTCACAGTGACTAGCCCGTACATGCTAGCTCGTACTCTGCTCGACAACCACTACGGCAGCTTTGATGAGCTCACCATGGCCCTCGGCCACGTCCTTGCTGGTCAGGTGAAGAACCTGCCCTGCGCCTGCGTGCAGGTCGATGAGGCGAATATCCCCGGCAACCCCGAGGATTGGCCGCTGGCGGCCCGTGCGATCAACGTCGTGCTCGACGCCGTCACCTCGACGCGCGCCGTCCACCTTTGCTTTGGCAACTACGGCGGCCAGACCATCCAGAAAGGCCACTGGCAGCAACTCGTCGAGTTCCTGAACTCTCTGCACGTCGATCACCTGGTCCTGGAGTTAGCCCATCGGCCTGTCGACGACCTCAACTCGCTGAAAGATCTCGCCAGCCACATCCGTATCGGCATCGGCGTGGTGGATATTAAGGTGAATCACGTCGAAACTCCCGAGGAGATTGCCCAATCGATCGATCGCGCCGAGAAGATCCTCGGTCCCGGCCGCGTCGGCTGGATCCACCCCGATTGCGGCTTCTGGATGCTCAAGCGTTCTGTCAGCGATCGTAAGATCGAAGCTCTGGTCAAGGGGCGCGATCTCTTCCTCGGCCGCAAATGA
- a CDS encoding Gfo/Idh/MocA family protein, translated as MNSPSSRRFFLGAATAAAAQRVMGANERINLVVIGIGGRGRDHIANYARLNDQCNISGVCDVNQAARERAQAQVIKAGGAKPNEYDNMKKVFADKSVDAVSMATPNHWHALGMIWACQAGKDVYVEKPACYNIHEGQRMIETARKTSRMVQVGSQSRSISYKIKAIEQLKAGVIGELYLAKAFCYKRRKSIGHKPDLDAPPAGIDWDQFLGPAPYRKFNELRFAYNWHWFWDTGNGDIGNQGVHEMDIARWGMGLAWPKSVVSTGGKFVYTDDQETPNTQFSTLDYGNNKQIQFEVRGLPSGPEWPLRKNGTNTVGNIFYGSEGILAIDSEGFRVYKGEELTPSLEVKPEPNADTQPHMANFLKAIKSRNYKDLNAEIEIGVISAGLCHLSNISYRTGKKLDFDASKLKFVGAPDADKLLSRENRKPYVA; from the coding sequence ATGAATTCCCCTTCTTCACGTCGCTTTTTCCTTGGAGCCGCTACCGCGGCAGCTGCTCAGCGTGTCATGGGCGCCAATGAACGAATCAATCTTGTTGTCATCGGCATCGGCGGCCGTGGCCGTGATCATATCGCGAACTATGCCCGTCTCAACGACCAATGCAATATCTCTGGCGTCTGTGACGTCAACCAGGCGGCCCGCGAGCGTGCACAGGCTCAGGTCATCAAGGCGGGCGGCGCGAAACCCAACGAGTACGACAACATGAAGAAGGTCTTCGCCGACAAGTCGGTCGACGCCGTCTCCATGGCCACTCCCAACCATTGGCATGCTCTCGGCATGATCTGGGCCTGCCAGGCAGGCAAAGACGTCTATGTCGAAAAGCCCGCCTGCTACAACATCCACGAAGGCCAGCGCATGATTGAGACCGCGCGCAAGACCAGCCGCATGGTGCAGGTAGGATCGCAAAGCCGCAGCATCAGCTACAAAATCAAGGCGATTGAACAGCTCAAAGCCGGTGTCATCGGCGAGCTCTACCTCGCCAAGGCCTTCTGTTACAAGCGGCGTAAATCCATCGGGCACAAGCCTGACCTCGACGCTCCCCCCGCGGGCATTGATTGGGATCAGTTCCTCGGCCCGGCGCCCTATCGCAAGTTCAACGAACTGCGCTTTGCCTACAACTGGCATTGGTTCTGGGACACCGGCAACGGCGACATCGGCAATCAGGGCGTTCATGAAATGGACATCGCTCGCTGGGGCATGGGCCTCGCCTGGCCCAAGAGTGTCGTTTCCACCGGAGGCAAGTTCGTCTACACAGACGATCAGGAAACTCCCAACACCCAGTTCTCCACCCTCGACTACGGCAACAACAAGCAGATCCAGTTTGAAGTCCGTGGCTTGCCGAGCGGCCCCGAATGGCCCCTGCGCAAGAACGGAACCAATACCGTCGGCAACATCTTCTACGGTTCCGAAGGCATTCTTGCCATCGATTCCGAAGGCTTCCGTGTCTACAAGGGCGAAGAACTCACCCCCTCCCTCGAGGTCAAACCGGAGCCGAATGCCGACACCCAGCCCCACATGGCCAACTTCCTCAAAGCCATCAAGTCCCGCAATTATAAGGACCTGAACGCCGAAATCGAGATTGGCGTCATCTCCGCCGGGCTCTGCCACCTGTCCAACATCAGCTACCGTACTGGCAAGAAGCTCGACTTCGATGCCAGCAAGCTGAAATTTGTAGGCGCTCCTGATGCCGACAAGCTTCTTTCCCGTGAAAACCGTAAACCCTATGTCGCATAG
- a CDS encoding SDR family NAD(P)-dependent oxidoreductase, translating to MSFHGKKAIVTGGASGIGLATVQLLRERGAEVTVWDQSSTENPVDVSDPEQIEKAVALFSKVDILVHSAGIQTYGTAVSTSDAVWDRTLLVNVTAAFYVCRAVLPKMGAGGSISLVGSVQSVGAVGNSAAYVTSKHALLGLAKSIALDYAKEGIRCNCVCPGAIDTPMLRWSADQTDDPAGALAACAQVHLLERLGQPEDIARVIAFLSSEDAGFVTGTAFLADGGAMVPIGGAAFQENGTARARV from the coding sequence ATGAGCTTCCACGGCAAAAAGGCAATTGTGACAGGTGGCGCAAGCGGGATCGGATTGGCAACAGTGCAGTTGCTACGAGAACGCGGTGCCGAGGTGACGGTTTGGGACCAGAGCTCCACGGAGAATCCGGTGGATGTGAGCGATCCGGAGCAGATCGAAAAGGCCGTTGCGCTCTTCTCAAAGGTGGATATTCTCGTGCATAGCGCTGGAATTCAGACCTATGGAACAGCAGTGAGCACCAGCGATGCCGTTTGGGACCGGACCCTCCTGGTGAATGTGACGGCGGCTTTTTACGTTTGCCGCGCGGTGCTGCCCAAGATGGGGGCGGGCGGGTCGATCTCGCTGGTGGGGAGTGTGCAGTCCGTGGGGGCGGTGGGCAATAGCGCCGCTTATGTCACATCAAAGCATGCGCTGCTCGGATTGGCGAAGAGCATTGCGCTCGACTATGCCAAGGAAGGGATTCGCTGCAATTGCGTTTGTCCCGGAGCGATCGATACGCCGATGTTGCGCTGGAGTGCGGACCAAACCGATGACCCCGCAGGAGCGCTTGCCGCTTGTGCGCAAGTGCATCTGCTCGAGCGACTGGGCCAACCGGAAGACATCGCGCGGGTGATCGCGTTCTTGTCCAGTGAGGATGCCGGGTTTGTGACGGGCACCGCGTTTCTGGCCGACGGCGGGGCGATGGTGCCCATTGGCGGCGCCGCCTTCCAGGAGAACGGAACGGCGCGCGCGCGCGTTTAG
- a CDS encoding carboxymuconolactone decarboxylase family protein has translation MSFQQLLDSLPAYAKDMKLNLGSLINQPDLTPVQTWGTLVASAIACRNPEVTEAIFTEAEKYLTPEQMTGAKAAATVMAMNNVYYRFLHLTPNEKYATIPAKLRMNIMRSHGADALDFELWCVAVSAINNCATCVASHEKVLRDKGVREETILASVRLAAVLHSIATVLQAESVEPVS, from the coding sequence ATGAGCTTCCAACAATTACTCGACTCTCTCCCCGCCTATGCCAAGGACATGAAACTCAACCTTGGCTCCCTCATCAACCAACCGGATCTGACGCCAGTCCAAACCTGGGGCACCCTCGTTGCCTCTGCCATCGCCTGCCGCAACCCTGAAGTCACCGAAGCAATTTTCACCGAAGCAGAGAAGTATCTCACTCCCGAACAGATGACTGGCGCAAAAGCTGCCGCCACTGTGATGGCGATGAATAACGTTTACTACCGCTTCCTCCACCTCACTCCCAACGAGAAGTACGCCACCATTCCCGCCAAGCTCCGCATGAACATCATGCGCAGTCATGGAGCCGATGCTCTCGATTTCGAACTCTGGTGCGTCGCCGTCAGCGCGATCAACAATTGCGCCACTTGCGTCGCCTCGCATGAAAAAGTTCTTCGCGACAAAGGTGTCCGGGAAGAAACCATCCTGGCAAGTGTGCGCCTTGCGGCCGTGCTGCACTCCATCGCAACCGTCCTGCAGGCCGAAAGCGTCGAGCCCGTTTCCTAA
- a CDS encoding peroxiredoxin, translating into MLGVGQAFPSFSVSAVVSTDKNKAFETITDSSYGGKWKVYFFWPKDFTFVCPTEIAAFGRVNSDFADRDTQVLGGSTDSEFVHLAWRNTHEDLGDLPFPMLADVKRELSTALGILDPNAGVCQRATYIVDPENVIRFVMVNDLSVGRNPQEVLRVLDALQTDELCPCNWKPGEEVLKP; encoded by the coding sequence ATGCTCGGAGTGGGACAAGCTTTCCCCAGTTTTTCGGTATCCGCGGTCGTCAGCACCGACAAGAACAAGGCCTTTGAAACCATTACAGATTCCTCCTACGGCGGAAAATGGAAGGTCTATTTCTTCTGGCCTAAGGATTTTACTTTCGTCTGCCCGACGGAGATCGCCGCCTTCGGCCGTGTGAATTCCGATTTCGCCGATCGCGACACCCAGGTGCTCGGCGGCTCTACGGATAGTGAGTTTGTCCATCTCGCATGGCGCAACACGCACGAAGACCTTGGCGACCTGCCGTTTCCCATGCTTGCCGATGTCAAGCGGGAACTCAGCACTGCGCTTGGAATCCTCGATCCCAATGCCGGCGTCTGCCAGCGTGCTACCTACATCGTAGACCCCGAGAACGTCATCCGCTTTGTCATGGTCAATGACCTGAGCGTTGGCCGCAACCCGCAGGAAGTCCTGCGCGTTCTCGACGCTCTCCAGACCGACGAACTCTGCCCCTGCAACTGGAAGCCGGGCGAAGAAGTCCTCAAGCCCTAA
- a CDS encoding Fur family transcriptional regulator translates to MKPVARQLSREALRDRCREAGLSLTHQRLVIYEELMAMGEHPSPEALYERVRKQIPSLSLATVYNNIKTFVEHGLVREMSIHHGSLRLENNPNPHHHLVCTRCKAIEDLAEDNFEPIRFKKSIPKGFAVHRFSVEVLGLCKRCSSSSKS, encoded by the coding sequence ATGAAACCAGTAGCCAGGCAGCTGTCGCGCGAAGCTCTGCGCGATCGCTGCCGCGAGGCTGGTCTCTCTCTCACCCACCAGCGTCTCGTCATCTATGAAGAACTCATGGCCATGGGCGAACATCCCAGCCCGGAGGCGCTGTACGAGCGGGTCCGGAAGCAGATTCCATCGCTTTCCCTCGCCACGGTTTACAACAACATCAAGACTTTCGTGGAACACGGGTTGGTTCGCGAGATGAGTATCCATCATGGTTCGCTCCGTCTCGAAAATAATCCCAATCCGCACCACCATCTGGTTTGTACCCGATGTAAGGCCATTGAAGATTTGGCGGAAGACAACTTTGAGCCCATTCGCTTTAAGAAGTCGATCCCAAAAGGCTTCGCCGTGCATCGCTTCAGTGTGGAAGTGCTCGGGCTGTGCAAACGCTGCTCGAGTTCGTCCAAATCATAA
- a CDS encoding CocE/NonD family hydrolase, with protein MRFFSLLLASALLLAAQGLEYVKANYTKYEYRIAMRDGKKLFTSVYLPKDTSKKYPILLNRTPYSVAPYGEDQYKADIGPTPLFGKDGFIVVYQDVRGKNMSEGEFINMTPHLAKKPGAVDESTDTYDTIDWLTKNLPNNNGRVATWGISYPGFYTAAGMIDAHPALKLASPQAPITDWFVGDDFHHNGALYLPHAFNFLSSFGVPRPEPTVAARTPFDHKTPDGYKFFLDLGPNYNANERYLKNNVQFWTDMMKHPNYDEFWQSRNLRPHLKNIQPAVLTIGGFFDAENLFGAQQVFKNVEKGGFANGNRIVMGPWFHGGWARSDGDSLGDISFNAKTSEWYREKVELPYFKYILKDGPDPNLPKALMFESGSNVWRRYDAWPPPSSQAKSLYFHSNGKLSFTPPTETGASFDEYPSDPAKPVPYIPQVSNRMTREHMVMDQRQASTRPDVLVYVTDELTEDVVLAGPVTPSVFFSTTGTDADVVVKLIDVYPNDFPDPNPNPTGVHMGGYQMMVRGDVFRARFRESYSTPIPFTPGKAEKVEWNLPDVNHSFRKGHRIMVQVQSTWFPLVDRNPQKYVPNINEARESDFQKATHRIYRSTGQASQVKVTIVPGLTN; from the coding sequence ATGCGTTTCTTTAGTCTCCTCCTCGCCTCTGCCCTTCTACTCGCTGCGCAAGGTCTCGAGTACGTGAAGGCCAACTACACGAAGTACGAGTACCGCATCGCCATGCGCGACGGCAAAAAGCTCTTCACCAGCGTCTACCTTCCGAAAGACACTTCGAAGAAATATCCCATCCTGCTCAACCGCACCCCCTACAGTGTTGCGCCCTATGGCGAAGACCAGTACAAAGCCGACATTGGTCCCACGCCGCTCTTTGGCAAAGACGGCTTCATCGTCGTCTACCAGGACGTCCGGGGGAAGAACATGAGCGAAGGCGAGTTCATCAACATGACGCCCCACCTCGCCAAGAAGCCCGGCGCGGTCGACGAATCGACAGACACCTACGACACCATCGACTGGCTCACCAAGAATCTGCCGAATAACAATGGCCGTGTCGCCACCTGGGGCATCTCTTATCCTGGTTTCTACACTGCCGCGGGCATGATCGACGCCCACCCCGCGCTCAAACTCGCCAGCCCGCAGGCTCCCATTACCGACTGGTTTGTCGGCGACGACTTCCACCACAACGGCGCGCTCTATCTCCCCCACGCCTTCAACTTCCTCTCCTCCTTCGGCGTTCCCCGTCCTGAGCCCACCGTCGCGGCCCGTACCCCCTTCGACCATAAAACTCCCGATGGCTACAAGTTCTTCCTCGACCTCGGCCCCAACTACAACGCCAACGAGCGCTACCTCAAAAACAATGTCCAGTTCTGGACCGACATGATGAAGCACCCGAACTACGACGAATTCTGGCAGTCACGCAACCTGCGTCCCCATCTCAAAAACATCCAGCCCGCCGTGCTCACCATCGGCGGCTTCTTTGACGCGGAAAATCTGTTCGGCGCGCAGCAGGTCTTTAAGAATGTCGAAAAGGGTGGCTTCGCCAACGGCAACCGCATCGTCATGGGGCCCTGGTTCCACGGCGGCTGGGCGCGCAGCGACGGCGATTCGCTCGGCGACATCAGCTTCAACGCGAAGACCAGCGAGTGGTATCGCGAAAAAGTCGAGCTCCCCTACTTCAAGTACATCCTCAAGGACGGTCCAGACCCCAATCTCCCCAAGGCCCTCATGTTTGAATCGGGCTCCAATGTCTGGCGCCGTTACGATGCCTGGCCGCCTCCTTCTTCCCAAGCCAAGTCGCTCTATTTCCATTCCAACGGCAAGCTCAGCTTCACTCCGCCCACCGAAACGGGCGCCTCTTTTGACGAGTACCCAAGCGACCCTGCCAAGCCCGTCCCCTACATCCCGCAGGTCTCCAACCGCATGACCCGCGAGCACATGGTCATGGACCAGCGCCAGGCCTCCACCCGCCCCGACGTTCTCGTCTATGTCACTGATGAGCTCACCGAGGACGTCGTGCTGGCCGGCCCAGTCACTCCCAGCGTCTTCTTCTCCACCACCGGCACCGACGCCGATGTGGTCGTCAAGCTCATCGACGTCTACCCGAACGACTTCCCCGATCCCAATCCCAACCCCACCGGCGTGCATATGGGGGGCTACCAGATGATGGTGCGCGGCGATGTCTTCCGCGCCCGCTTCCGCGAAAGTTATTCCACCCCCATCCCCTTCACTCCCGGAAAAGCCGAAAAAGTGGAGTGGAATCTCCCCGACGTGAATCATTCCTTCCGTAAGGGCCATCGCATCATGGTGCAGGTCCAGAGCACCTGGTTCCCGCTCGTCGATCGCAACCCCCAGAAGTACGTTCCGAATATCAATGAAGCCCGGGAATCGGACTTCCAGAAGGCCACCCACCGCATCTATCGCAGCACCGGGCAAGCGAGCCAGGTGAAGGTGACCATCGTCCCCGGGTTGACAAATTAG